In Metarhizium brunneum chromosome 3, complete sequence, a genomic segment contains:
- the Arp1_2 gene encoding Scytalone dehydratase-like protein Arp1, whose amino-acid sequence MKHHDPAMLRVQCWQLVALAMLLAVSSTREAHVRITGLTLQLNNVPYYVPPQSIGVIPQPANNSKARDFDLVPITVVTSNYGKFGQDELENTTTEFSGIDDVFQDGFLQGIYIQSTTTEGSRFCDAALRNCVDVSASTLDDSSPSIPDGPYFMSSSGSIFQGYRLYSDTQGSFSETTVPDGNGGFTVLPANIPGQSLAVAVPSRLYFQRTPEKPLAGVRLGVKDIYDLKGVKTSNGNRAWYNHYEAADATAPAVQNLIDAGAIVVGKMKTSQFANGETATADWVDYHSPFNPRGDGYQDGSSSSTGPASGEASYPWLDITLGSDTGGSIRSPSQAQGLYGNRPSHGLVSMNRVMPLAPEYDTAGIFARDPRLWAATAQALYLDNITLTSRYPSSVLAVGFPTNSSTRYDALLSNFLQNLTRFLSASVTPYNVEESWKADMPHEPPLPTLLNNTYELLTAKQQAKLVRDVFVPDYARVHDGRLPHVDPSPLQRWALGDSNPSTTEQVVAAKTKFMDWFNAKQLPRDAATCSRHILVYVPRRPAPKYRDTYLGGPSRPFPFSATRLSVYSGAPDVVLPIGEVAYESAVTGRAEVLPVSVDVMAARGCDGVLFSLVRDLHAAGVLATVKTGRSIVDGGQILY is encoded by the exons ATGAAGCACCACGACCCAGCCATGTTGCGAGTACAGTGTTGGCAGTTGGTTGCTTTGGCAATGCTTTTGGCTGTTTCATCAACGAGAGAGGCTCACGTTCGCATCACTGGCCTCACGCTGCAGTTGAACAACGTGCCGTATTATGTGCCGCCGCAGTCAATTGGTGTGATCCCTCAGCCGGCAAACAACTCCAAGGCACGCGACTTTGATCTTGTTCCCATCACCGTGGTGACGTCAAATTATGGAAAATTTGGACAAGATGAGCTTGAGAATACAACTACAGAATTTTCTGGCATTGATGACGTTTTTCAAGATGGATTCCTTCAGG GCATCTACATCCAGAGTACGACGACGGAAGGGAGCCGTTTTTGCGACGCCGCCCTGAGGAACTGCGTTGATGTAAGTGCTTCTACCTTGGACGACAGCAGTCCCAGCATTCCCGACGGACCGTACTTTATGTCAAGCTCGGGGTCTATATTCCAGGGATACCGGCTGTATTCCGATACGCAGGGATCATTCAGCGAAACCACGGTGCCGGACGGCAACGGGGGTTTTACAGTCCTGCCGGCGAATATTCCCGGACAATCGCTAGCTGTTGCGGTCCCATCCCGGTTATACTTCCAACGCACGCCCGAGAAGCCACTGGCTGGTGTGCGTCTCGGGGTCAAGGACATATATGATTTGAAAGGAGTCAAGACGTCGAATGGTAACCGGGCTTGGTATAACCACTATGAGGCCGCAGACGCAACCGCTCCGGCGGTGCAGAACCTCATTGATGCGGGTGCCATTGTCGTGGGCAAAATGAAGACGAGCCAGTTTGCCAATGGGGAGACGGCAACTGCCGACTGGGTAGATTACCACTCGCCATTTAATCCCAGAGGGGATGGCTACCAAGAtgggtcgtcgtcgtctaCAGGACCGGCTTCCGGAGAAG CTTCATACCCGTGGCTAGATATTACACTCGGCTCCGACACTGGTGGCAGCATAAGGAGCCCAAGCCAAGCGCAAGGACTATACGGAAACAGGCCAT CTCATGGATTAGTCTCCATGAACCGTGTCATGCCGCTCGCACCAGAGTATGACACGGCCGGAATCTTTGCAAGAGACCCTCGTCTCTGGGCCGCGACGGCGCAAGCGCTCTACCTCGACAACATTACCCTGACGAGCAGGTACCCAAGCTCGGTGCTCGCCGTCGGCTTCCCAACCAACTCGTCCACCAGATACGACGCCTTGCTGAGCAATTTCCTCCAAAACCTGACTCGCTTTCTGTCGGCCAGCGTAACGCCGTACAATGTCGAAGAGTCGTGGAAAGCAGACATGCCGCACGAGCCACCACTCCCGACTCTGCTCAACAACACATACGAGCTCCTGACGGCAAAGCAGCAGGCAAAGCTCGTCCGGGACGTATTCGTGCCCGACTACGCGCGCGTCCACGACGGCCGCCTCCCGCACGTGGACCCGAGCCCGCTGCAGAGATGGGCCCTGGGAGACTCGAATCCCAGCACGACGGAGCAGGTCGTGGccgccaagaccaagttCATGGACTGGTTCAACGCGAAGCAGCTGCCGCGCGACGCGGCCACGTGCTCCCGCCACATCCTCGTCTACGTGCCGCGACGGCCGGCGCCCAAGTACCGCGACACGTACCTCGGCGGGCCGTCGCGGCCGTTTCCCTTTTCCGCGACGCGCCTCTCGGTCTACAGCGGCGCGCCGGACGTGGTGCTGCCCATTGGCGAGGTGGCCTACGAGTCGGCGGTGACGGGGCGCGCCGAGGTGCTGCCCGTGTCGGTggacgtcatggccgcccGGGGGTGCGACGGCGTCCTCTTCTCCCTCGTGCGGGATCTACACGCCGCGGGGGTGCTGGCCACGGTCAAGACGGGGAGGAGCATCGTGGACGGTGGGCAGATTCTTTACTAA
- the CYP52A12 gene encoding Cytochrome P450 52A12: MQVTVLVGIALGAAVVVMLINAVQTRQRHRAMAKKLGCKPPIQAPSTEPSGIVAMYRGAKASKEKRFPQFVQEQFEKLNEREGRQVGTTSLVTPFFKKIIFTSDPQNIQAMLALKFKDFGLGVNRTDNFRPLLGNGIFAANGKQWEHSRALLRPQFVRSQVSDLDLEEAHVQNMMTVLNRHLGSDGWTGTVDLQVLFFRLTLDSATEFLFGESVNSQLDQQTDITNSGKDDDSFAYAFDRSQYILAIAARLGHNYWLMHTPEFHRMVERVHKFVDYFVQKAMTNRPGEKQAASDHYVFLHALAEQTQDPAELRSQLLNILLAGRDTTASLLGWFFHTLADKRYEPIYKRLRQIVVDEFGTYDRPRDISFERMKSCQYLQWCINEALRLYPVVPMNVRTALTDTTLPTGGGDDGRSPIFVPKGTDVGYSVFIMHRRKDLWGDDCDVFKPERWESRKPGWDYLPFNGGPRICIGQQFALTEIAYVLVRMLQRIDVLDGSAAGPVKHGLTLTNCPADGVKLRLHFAE, encoded by the exons ATGCAAGTCACCGTCCTGGTCGGCATTGCCCTCGgggccgccgtcgtcgtcatgcTCATCAACGCCGTGCAGACGAGGCAGCGTCaccgggccatggccaagaagctcggGTGCAAGCCGCCCATCCaggcgccgtcgacggagcccagcggcatcgtggccatgtACCGCGGCGCAAAGGCCTCCAAGGAGAAGCGCTTCCCGCAGTTTGTCCAGGAGCAGTTTGAGAAGCTCAACGAGCGCGAGGGCCGGCAGGTCGGCACGACGAGCCTCGTGACGCCATTCTTCAAGAAGATCATCTTCACGTCGGATCCGCAAAACATCCAGGCCATGCTGGCGCTCAAGTTTAAAGACTTTGGCCTGGGCGTGAACCGCACCGACAACTTCCGGCCGCTCCTCGGCAACGGCATT TTCGCCGCCAACGGCAAGCAATGGGAGCACTCGCGCGCCCTCCTCCGCCCCCAGTTCGTGCGCAGCCAGGTCAGCGACCTGGACCTCGAGGAGGCGCACGTCCAGAACATGATGACGGTGCTGAACCGGCACCTGGGGAGCGACGGCTGGAccggcaccgtcgacctGCAGGTGCTCTTCTTCCGGCTGACGCTCGACTCGGCCACCGAGTTCCTGTTTGGCGAGAGCGTCAACAGCCAGCTGGACCAGCAGACCGACATCACCAACAgcggcaaggacgacgacagctTCGCCTACGCCTTCGACCGCTCGCAGTACATCCTGGCCATTGCCGCGCGCCTCGGCCACAACTACTGGCTCATGCACACGCCCGAGTTCCACCGCATGGTCGAGCGCGTCCACAAGTTTGTCGACTACTTTGTGCAAAAGGCCATGACCAACCGGCCGGGCGAGAAGCAGGCGGCGTCGGACCACTACGTCTTCCTGCACGCGCTGGCCGAGCAGACGCAGGACCCGGCCGAGCTGCGCTCCCAGCTGCTGAATATCCTGCTGGCCGGCCGCGACACGACGGCCTCGCTGCTGGGCTGGTTCTTCCACACGCTGGCCGACAAGCGCTACGAGCCCATCTACAAGCGGCTGCGGCAGATTGTCGTCGACGAGTTCGGCACCTACGACCGCCCGCGCGACATCAGCTTTGAGCGCATGAAGAGCTGCCAGTACCTGCAGTGGTGCATCAACGAGGCCCTGCGGCTGTACCCCGTCGTGCCCATGAATGTGCGCACCGCCCTGACCGACACGACGCTGCccaccggcggcggcgacgacggccgctCGCCCATCTTTGTGCCCAAGGGGACCGACGTCGGCTACTCT GTCTTCATCATGCACCGCCGCAAGGACCTGTGGGGAGACGACTGCGACGTCTTCAAGCCGGAGCGCTGGGAATCGCGCAAGCCCGGCTGGGACTACCTCCCCTTCAACGGCGGGCCGCGGATCTGCATCGGCCAGCAGTTTGCCCTCACGGAAATCGCCTACGTCCTGGTCCGCATGCTCCAGCGCAtcgacgtcctcgacggcTCGGCCGCGGGCCCCGTCAAGCACGGCCTCACCCTGACCAACTGCCCGGCCGACGGGGTCAAGCTCCGCCTCCATTTCGCCGAGTAG
- the fap2_1 gene encoding L-saccharopine oxidase encodes MAQKQKRVAVVGAGIFGLSLAIGLQKSGHSVTVFERYQYDKNKYEPDEDDKVQAASVDVNKIFRASYGKKLHYQRLAMESREAWLRINQGLGDALFLECGMLRVQPSDELAALEKETLANMQRDGFRDTQFVKSDARDRERAARLGWEEKLLDFEIPGGAHRETFDAVLDSLGGLTRCSAACYYFYKLAASAGVKFVFGPEEGAFASFIEKTSTVDGSKPKVLGLKTKDGKAHEADVVAIAAGSFSTQLLSKLSYHLESAAGSLVTFKIDPENKALWDKYSPEKFPVITWKSAPRAKDGKDTGSIYVFPRTSGGIIKIGYRGFTNFEKAPDGVPFTQDGQWSIPLPYDDCKAVPPQAEEAIRTFVSIFLPEFDKADFDTTKLCWYTDSLDNSFVIDYVPDYAENSVFVCTGGSGHGAKFMPVLGDVGLPVPESWHVTDVVLTQHAADVFNNADNATSHMRTHWRWREDVPRRNGLEDGPGGPRNIGGRSR; translated from the exons ATGGCGCAGAAACAGAAGCGCGTCGCCGTAGTCGGTG CTGGCATATTCGGCCTGTCTCTGGCCATTGGCTTGCAGAAAAGCG GCCACAGTGTCACCGTCTTTGAGCGCTACCAGTACGACAAGAACAAATATGAGCcggatgaagacgacaaggTCCAGGCAGCTTCGGTAGACGTCAACAAAATA TTCCGGGCTTCCTATGGCAAGAAGCTGCATTATCAAAGATTGGCCATGGAGAGTCGAGAGGCGTGGCTACGAATCAATCAAGGCCTGGGTGACGCACTCTTTCTGGAATGCGGAATGCTTCGTGTCCAGCCTTCCGACGAgttggccgccttggagaAGGAAACGCTCGCCAACATGCAACGGGACGGCTTCCGAGACACCCAATTTGTCAAGAGCGATGCCCGTGATCGGGAACGTGCTGCAAGGCTTGGCTGGGAGGAGAAACTTCTTGATTTTGAAATTCCAGGCGGCGCGCATCGCGAGACCTTTGACGCTGTGCTCGACTCCCTTGGGGGCCTGACGAGATGCAGCGCCGCCTGCTACTATTTCTACAAGCTGGCTGCGAGTGCCGGTGTCAAGTTTGTATTTGGTCCAGAGGAGGGGGCCTTTGCATCCTTTATTGAGAAAACAAGCACCGTGGACGGATCCAAACCCAAGGTTCTTGGGTTAAAAACAAAAGATGGCAAAGCTCACGAGGCAGATGTAGTCGCCATTGCAG CGGGCTCGTTCTCGACGCAGCTCTTATCGAAGCTCTCCTACCATCTAGAgtccgccgccggcagcttGGTGACGTTCAAGATCGACCCTGAAAACAAAGCCCTTTGGGACAAGTATTCTCCCGAGAAATTCCCCGTAATCACCTGGAAAAGTGCCCCTCGCGCCAAAGACGGAAAGGACACTGGGAGTATATACGTGTTTCCAAGAACCTCTGGTGGTATTATCAAGATTGGATATCGTGGT TTTACCAATTTTGAAAAGGCGCCCGACGGGGTCCCTTTTACGCAAGACGGTCAATGGTCAATTCCTCTACCGTATGACGACTGCAAGGCCGTTCCGCCACAAGCCGAGGAAGCAATCAGGACCTTCGTGTCCATCTTCCTGCCGGAGTTTGACAAGGCCGACTTTGACACGACCAAGTTGTGCTGGTACACTGACTCCCTGGACAACTCGTTTGTT ATTGATTATGTGCCCGATTACGCCGAGAATTCCGTCTTTGTGTGCACCGGCGGCAGCGGACATGGTGCCAAATTCATGCCGGTTCTTGGAGACGTAGGCCTGCCCGTTCCGGAGAGCTGGCATGTTACTGACGTGGTCTTGACGCAGCACGCGGCCGATGTCTTTAACAATGCCGACAATGCAACGTCTCACATGCGTACTCACTGGCGATGGAGAGAAGACGTTCCCCGGCGAAATGGCTTAGAGGACGGGCCTGGTGGCCCACGGAACATTGGAGGCAGGAGTAGGTAA